The genomic segment ATGTCTGAAGTCTATGAGGCCCATCAAAGTTGGTCAGAAGCCCTTCATCAAATGACCTCGATGTTTAATACAAGTTACTCATTCTATGATGCTTTCGTCGCCGAAGTTCGCAAAGCCCGTGACGAGAACGCTTCCAATAAGTTTCTAACCATGACCTACCCGTATAATGGTGTGGTCGCTAAAGGCCTGACCGACGACATGAAAGACACTTACTATCTAAAGCCGCAGGTCTTAGAAGGAATGCAATTAAAGACTATCAATGAAGGTCTTGAGAACGCAGAAAACCTATTGAAAAGCGAAGACGCCAAGTATCTGTATCCACATGAGATCAAAAAAATTACGGCCATCCTTACAAAGATTCGCTCAGGCGAAAGAGAAGCTATTGGTCTTGGTCTTTCTGAACTGTATGAGGAGCTGGGACTTGCAATGCAAAATATCTCTGGATCCATGAACTATAAAGACACTCTAAGAAAGATCTATGATGCTTTTGGCAGACCCAATCCCATGATGGAGCCTGGACGCGGCTGGGTCGAATCCTACGCGAATGCCCCTATGAACGAAGAAACTGTGAAAGACGCGAAATACTATCGTCAAGTTGGACTATTCATGACTCCGAAGGTCACTGACTATTTGGTCATGCAAATGATCTGCGGTCCTGACTTGGAAAATGGCGGAAGATCCGTAAAAAATTCACGTGGTTTTCCTTCGGTCTTTTTGCCGCCTCAGATCGGAAACTCGGCCGATCAGTTGAATGTCTGTAACAACGTCGGCATGGCCCCGCTTGTTGCCAAAAATATTTATAAGTTTCCGATTCAAACGTCGAATAAAAAGAAATACGCTGGCGCCATCGACTATCTTATTAGCGAAACGCGTCCTACTGTCATAGGTACGGCAGACGAACCCGCCTTCCAGAACTGGTGGAAAACCCGAACGGAGGCGCAGGTACAAAAAGCTTTTGAAGAATACGGCAAAAGCTACGACGAGATTGTCGCCAAAATGGTGAAGGCCGTTTACTATCCAGGCCGCAAATTCTTTAACGGTCGTCCTTTGGTAACGAACCCGATGAAGACATTGAAAATCTATTTTGATTCTAAAACTCGCAATCGCTACGTCGAGGGCGGACCTGTCTATAACGGAGCTATGAATTCAGCCTTCCAGGAGGAACGAGTTTACCTTTCTATCCTGGGCGACTTATTGCAGCCCGCCGCTGAATTTAATGTGGATATTGCGCACATCCTTGAAACAGACCTGAACATTCCGGCTTTGCAAGAAGTCGAAAACCAGTTCGCTGTTCTGAACGGAATGATGAAACGTATTAAAGTCACAACAATGGAAGGCCGCGAGGTTGTCGAGTCAGATCTAGAGAATTATGAGCTTGAAGAACAGCTGCAGAATATCCAAGGTGCTCTCAAAAAGCTTTCTGAAGTCCTTGGTGTCGGCGATGCGGACCCAAGCTCGGCTTCAGTGCAATTGAATAAACAGCAACGTGACGTCGCGGTCACCGCGCTTGAGCAGCTTCAGGGACTGGCGACGGAAGTAATGATGTATGGCTCTATGGCCAACGCCGTAAGCTGGAGCAAAATCAGGAATCTAAAGAAACTGAATATCGAACAACAGCGGTTTAATAACGAAATTCAGGCACGCCTTGATGCGATGAGAGGTATCTCGATGCCGGGTAAGCACTAAATATTCCCACCTCAATTTTCAGACACCAGGGATAAGAGCTTTTCTTATCCCTGTTTTATTTTCCGAGTTTCTCTTGTGATCCCGACGATTTACCCGAATGTCTCAGTTTGAGATCCGGCTAACAAAATTTGCCCACCGTTATTTCTCTGACACCCAAAATCCATTTAATACGCATTGAAGCAAGTCTGCCCTGGTAAGTCTTTTGCTATGTATCTCAGTGTATCGATTTACAAAATTAGGGAGAATGTATGAAAAAGGCACTCGTATCTGGACTTATCGTTTTGACGTCTTCTTTTGCGATGGCAGCACCCATAAAGGCGTCTCGCGAAATGCTGGTTGAATATACCAAACAAATTAGAGAATTCGCATACGGCAAAGGTGGCTCTGCCGCGAAAATTCAAAAAAGCAAAGAAGCGCATGAGGCTATTGCCAAAGCCGTCGAACTTCCCAGCCACATGCCGGATATTGCCAAGTCCTTATCTGACAGCCCAGGACGCATTGAATCCATGATGACAATCGTTGCGGCAAAAAGGATGAGTGTTGAAGTCGCCAAAACAGATGCTGTCGAAGGCAAATCACTTCGAGATTCGGCCGATGCTTCTGCAAAAGTGATCGCAAATAGCTGGATGAGAAAGCTTGAAAGAGAATCCACTTTGACCAAAGAAGAAATGGAAGTTGCTTCCAAAGCTTTAGATAGAATGGAAATTGATATTCCTACTAAAATGCTTACGGACTTCTCAAAAGCAGAAAGAGATTCTTATACACAGATCATCGAAAGATACGATGTGCTTAATAACTCCGCTTCTTCAAAAAAGAATGAAGACAACTTTGTCCAAGCTATCATGGACGTGAAAAAAGTGGACCGCGCAAAAGCAATTGAGATCGTAAAAAAATTGAAAGAGTGTGTGTAATCCAAAATTGTAAATCGAATCGCAAAAAGCCGAGGCCGCAAGCTTCGGCTTTTTTATTTTTTAAATCTCGACTTTTTTATCGTCCGTAACAATGAAGATTTCAATTCGCCGATTCATAGATCGGTGTTCTTCGGTATCATTGGGAACAATCGGCTTTTGATCACCGTAAGAAATGGAAATAAATCTTTTTGGATCTAGCTGATGATACTTTACAAAGTAACGAACAACGGCCGAAGCTCTTCCGCCAGCGAGTTCCCAGTTGCTGGGAAAAAGAGGCTCTTGAATGGGAGTGTCATCCGTATGACCTTCGACGATTATGCGCCTTTGGTTTGACTTTAAAACATCTGCCACTTTATCCAAAGAACTTAAGGACGACACCTTCAGTTTTGCGGAACCAGACGGAAAGAAAGTGGAGGCGGCCAAAGCAATACGCACCCCGACGGCATCGTGGTAAATATCTTGGATCGCCTCTTTCTTCTGCTGCGGTTCCATGGATTTTCCCAAAGCCCGAACTACATAGTCTTCAATCTCGCCAGGGCCACCCTTTTTCGGGAATTGACCTAATGGCATCACAAGCTCTGCAATCGCGTTATCTAAAGCGTCTCCGGAACTGTCCGAGCCGCCACGGCCTGTTAATCGTAACTCAAGCTTGATAGAGTCTTCGAACTGCTTTTGTTTTTCCGCATCTTCATTAGACGTCGCATACATAACGACGAAGAAGGCAAAAAGCAGCGTAATGAAATCCGCATAAGAGACCAGCCATCTCTCGTGATTTTCATGCTCTTCATGTCTCTTGAGTTTTTTAGCCATTCTGTTTGGAACCCATCGCTTCTGAATCTAAAAAGGCGTACAGCTTCTGCTCCAGAACGACCGGATTCATTCCCTTCGCAATCAAAAGACCACCTTCAAGAATCATTTGTTTTTCGCGAGACACCGCAAGGACTTTGCGCTTTAACTTATTCCCCAGCGGTAAGAAAAGCAGATTCGCGGAACTCACGCCATAGACAGTCGCCACGAAGGCGACGGCGATACCCGTCCCTAACTTACTTGTATCTGTCAGGTTTCCCATGACATGTATAAGTCCAAGAACCGCCCCGATAATCCCGATAGTCGGCGCAAAACCGCCCGCGTCGGTCCAAATCTTTGCACCAGCTAAGAGCTCTTCTTCCTCCGTCTGAATTTGCGTTTCAAAGATATCGCGGATGTTTTCTACTTCTACACCATCGACGACGTTGCGAAGGATATTTCTAAAGAGGGGGTCTTCAATTCTGTTTAACCGCGGCTCTAAACCCAAAAGCGATTCTTTTTTTGCAAAGCGAGCACAATCGACGATTTCTTGAATCCGTTTTTTTGCTTGGCTGTCCTCGTTGCTAAAAGCTTTCTTGGCAAGCCCTAAACCTGTTTTTAAGTCCTTCTCGGAACTAGAGACCATAACGGCGCCCATTGTTCCCGCAAGCACTATAACAAAGGCTGTCAGTTGCATTAACGAACTGGTATGCCCACCTTCAAGTACGTTTCCGAGCAATATCCCACCGAAGCCCACCAAGAGGCCTAACCATGTTGCTTTATCCATAGACAAAATAGTGCCATACGACTTTAACGCTGACACTTGGACCCGTTGAAGACCTAGACTTTCTGCGGGTGAAAAACTAAGGTAGAGTCGTCATGATGCTGGATTTTCTTTTAAGCCTCGATAAAAGCCTTTTGGTGCTCATTAATTCTCAGTGGACTGCTTCTTGGGCAGATCATTTTTTTCCGTTCATCACGGACCTGCACAAAACATCTTTCTTTAAAACAGTTCTGGTACCTCTTGTTCTGGGCCTTTTTATATGGCGACGGGGACTCAAAAAAGGGCTCGTTATATTTTTCCTTTGTGTCGCGGCCATCGGACTCTCTGACGTTGTTGGCAATAAGGCCTTTAAAAAAACCGTGCAAAGACCCCGCCCCGGTGACACACCCGGACTGCATGTCATTGTTCGCGCACCCTACGGTGGGTATAGTTTTGTGTCGAATCATTCGACAAATATGTTCTGCTTTGCCGCCTTTACAGGTCTGATCTTTCCGGCGGCGGCCGTACCTACTTTCGCTTTGGCCTTGGTTATTGGTTACAGTCGTATCTACAACGGCGTTCACTTCCCAACAGATGTGCTTGGCGGGGCCCTGTTAGGAATGGCCTTTGGGATACTGTTTGCATTTTTATGTCAGAAGATTCTTGCCAAAATGGATGAAAAGAAAGCAGTTCCATCATGAAGATTCTCGTAACAGGCGCTAATGGATTCCTTGGAAGCTGGGTGACTCGGGCCTTGGTCAATGAAGGGCATAATGTCTACGCCCTGGTACGCCCTAAAAGCGATCTTTCTGAACTGTCAGGCGTTCAGTGCAAATACGTTCACGGAGATGTAACCGACGTTCATTCTTTACTGGAAGCCTTTAAGGGCGTTGACACCGTCTTTCATCTTGCCGGCGTTATCGCCTATAAAAAATCTCAACGTCATCTGATGGATAAAGTGAATGTTGAAGGCACCGCCAACGTGGTTTCTGTTTGTCGAGAACACAAAGTACGTCGTCTGGTTTATCTGTCGTCTGTGGTAGCCATTGGCGCCGGCTATACTCAGCAAGATATTTTAAATGAAGATTCGCCTTATAATATCTCGGATTTGAATCTAGGATACTTCGAAACTAAACATGAGGCAGAAAAGATCGTCAAAAGGGCTTGCGACAAAGGCGAGATCAATGCCGTTATGCTGAACCCTTCCACTATCTATGGTGCTGGCGATGCTAAAAAAGGCAGTCGCAAAATGCAATTGAAAGTCGCGCAAGGAAAGCTGAAGTTTTACACTTCTGGCGGCGTGAATGTCGTGGCGGTCGAAGATGTCGTGCAAGGAATCTTAAGTGCATGGAAAAACGGTCGCAATGGCGAACGTTACATCCTTTCCGGTGAAAACATTCTTATTAAAGATCTTTTTGCGATGATCGCTGTTGAAGCCGGCGTGAAGCCTCCGCCTTATCAAATGCCTGATTCCGTTTTACATGCCGTCGGTGCACTTGGTGATGCCATGGAAAAGCTGGGCCTTAAAGGGCCTTTAAGTCGGGAAAACGCCTACACAGCGACAATGTATCATTGGTTTGATTCGTCAAAGGCCCAAAAAGAATTGGGCTTTAAACCACGCCCAGCGCGTGAAGCCATTCACAATAGTGTGCAGTGGATGAAGGATCAGGGATTGGTGAAGTAAGGTTCCGATGAAAAGCGCATTCTTTTTTCTTCTGGGAGCATTAACAATCATGGCCGGAGCCGCGAGCTTCCTCTGGAACTGGCTGCCAAAGCCCGAAGATATTCGCGGGTGCATGGTGACGAAAATGTATCAGGTCGACCTGTGTCCCACGGCAAAGAACTACGTTCCTTTGCGGCAAATTTCTCCGTACCTGCAAAAAGCCATTATTCTGACGGAAGATTCTGATTTCTATAATCACAAGGGTTTCGATTGGGTTGCCATCGAAAAAAACGCAAGAGAAGGCTGGGAAGCCGGCGTTTTCAAACGAGGTGGGTCGACGATCACTCAACAACTTGCCAAGAACATGTTTCTTTCCAAAGATCGCACCTTCATTCGCAAAGGCCTTGAGGCTTTGATCACGGATCGTATTGAAAGCACTTTAAGCAAAAAAGAGATTCTAGAAAGATATTTAAATATCGTTGAGTTCGGAAAAAATATTTATGGCGTGAAAGCCGCCGCTAAATACTACTTCAAAAAAACGCCGGCGGAATTGAACATTGTTGAAAGCGCTTTCCTGGCTATGGTTTTGCCTAACCCCGTAAAATACTCTCAATCCTATTATCGAAAAGAACTGACTTCATTTGCACGTCGTCGTCTTACGACGATCATCGAAAACATGTTCCAATACCATCGTATTACCCAAGAAGAATACGATGCGGCTACTTATCAATTATCTTACTTTTTCCAACCCGAGCCTCCGCCGGAAGAACTCAACGCCGCCACGGATGAAGTTCCGACATTGCAGGACCTAGAAAATGCTGAACTTGAAGAGGAAGTTGTACAATGAAAGTAGTGTCCGCCTGCCTTTCTGGTGTTCATTGTCGTTATGACTGCAAGGCGCAAAGTCGGCCTGCCATTGAAGAGATGGTTAAAAATGGCGAGGCCATTCCCGTGTGTCCCGAACAGCTTGGTGGTCTTTCCACGCCTCGGCCACCGGCAGAAAGAGTGGGTACTCAGGTTCTGACAGATACGGGTGCTGACGTCAGTGCTCAATATGCACAAGGTGCCTTAGAAGCCTTAAGACTCGTGCAACTATGCGGCGCCACGGAAGCCTTACTTAAATCAAAATCCCCTATGTGCGGGGCTGGCAAGATCTACGATGGCTCTTTTTCGGGAAAGCTTGTAGAAGGCGACGGCGTATTTGCCGAGCTTCTTAAAAAACACGGCATTAAAGTCACTTCGATCGAATAAGATTATTTTAGTAATTTCTTTCTAATACGAACAAAAGAAATGTTCATACAGATCCAAGTGGCTAAAAGCAGGATCAGAATATGTACAAGAACCCAGACGTTGAATCCCTGATGCAAAATCGTACGCACGGCCGCCACCGCATGTGTCAGCGGAAACAGATAGGCGATATAGCGAAGAGCCGTTGGCAATTGCTCTAAGGGAAAGTACGTCCCGCTAAGCAGGCTCATGGGCACAATCAAGCCCGATGTAGAATAAATAAAAGAGTCATAGTTTCTTGCCCAAGAAGTCAGAATCATACCGATACAAGAAAATAATCCCGACAGCAGAAATAACACAGGCAAGACAAAGATAATTCGATACGTATCAATCAAACCGAAAAACATAGCGACGATGGTGACACCCATCACGCCTAAAAAACCTTTAGT from the Bdellovibrio sp. ArHS genome contains:
- a CDS encoding DUF523 domain-containing protein, translated to MKVVSACLSGVHCRYDCKAQSRPAIEEMVKNGEAIPVCPEQLGGLSTPRPPAERVGTQVLTDTGADVSAQYAQGALEALRLVQLCGATEALLKSKSPMCGAGKIYDGSFSGKLVEGDGVFAELLKKHGIKVTSIE
- a CDS encoding OmpA family protein encodes the protein MAKKLKRHEEHENHERWLVSYADFITLLFAFFVVMYATSNEDAEKQKQFEDSIKLELRLTGRGGSDSSGDALDNAIAELVMPLGQFPKKGGPGEIEDYVVRALGKSMEPQQKKEAIQDIYHDAVGVRIALAASTFFPSGSAKLKVSSLSSLDKVADVLKSNQRRIIVEGHTDDTPIQEPLFPSNWELAGGRASAVVRYFVKYHQLDPKRFISISYGDQKPIVPNDTEEHRSMNRRIEIFIVTDDKKVEI
- a CDS encoding flagellar motor protein, whose amino-acid sequence is MDKATWLGLLVGFGGILLGNVLEGGHTSSLMQLTAFVIVLAGTMGAVMVSSSEKDLKTGLGLAKKAFSNEDSQAKKRIQEIVDCARFAKKESLLGLEPRLNRIEDPLFRNILRNVVDGVEVENIRDIFETQIQTEEEELLAGAKIWTDAGGFAPTIGIIGAVLGLIHVMGNLTDTSKLGTGIAVAFVATVYGVSSANLLFLPLGNKLKRKVLAVSREKQMILEGGLLIAKGMNPVVLEQKLYAFLDSEAMGSKQNG
- a CDS encoding phosphatase PAP2 family protein gives rise to the protein MMLDFLLSLDKSLLVLINSQWTASWADHFFPFITDLHKTSFFKTVLVPLVLGLFIWRRGLKKGLVIFFLCVAAIGLSDVVGNKAFKKTVQRPRPGDTPGLHVIVRAPYGGYSFVSNHSTNMFCFAAFTGLIFPAAAVPTFALALVIGYSRIYNGVHFPTDVLGGALLGMAFGILFAFLCQKILAKMDEKKAVPS
- a CDS encoding SDR family oxidoreductase is translated as MKILVTGANGFLGSWVTRALVNEGHNVYALVRPKSDLSELSGVQCKYVHGDVTDVHSLLEAFKGVDTVFHLAGVIAYKKSQRHLMDKVNVEGTANVVSVCREHKVRRLVYLSSVVAIGAGYTQQDILNEDSPYNISDLNLGYFETKHEAEKIVKRACDKGEINAVMLNPSTIYGAGDAKKGSRKMQLKVAQGKLKFYTSGGVNVVAVEDVVQGILSAWKNGRNGERYILSGENILIKDLFAMIAVEAGVKPPPYQMPDSVLHAVGALGDAMEKLGLKGPLSRENAYTATMYHWFDSSKAQKELGFKPRPAREAIHNSVQWMKDQGLVK
- the mtgA gene encoding monofunctional biosynthetic peptidoglycan transglycosylase translates to MKSAFFFLLGALTIMAGAASFLWNWLPKPEDIRGCMVTKMYQVDLCPTAKNYVPLRQISPYLQKAIILTEDSDFYNHKGFDWVAIEKNAREGWEAGVFKRGGSTITQQLAKNMFLSKDRTFIRKGLEALITDRIESTLSKKEILERYLNIVEFGKNIYGVKAAAKYYFKKTPAELNIVESAFLAMVLPNPVKYSQSYYRKELTSFARRRLTTIIENMFQYHRITQEEYDAATYQLSYFFQPEPPPEELNAATDEVPTLQDLENAELEEEVVQ
- a CDS encoding ABC transporter permease, with amino-acid sequence MKFKEYFTMPKVNSGAFQVWSRNFLYFKKTWLVSLFWIVLEPVIYLGAMGFGLGAFVNNMGGMSYIEFFFPALLATTAMMVAFFEGTYANYSKLTHQKTYATIMLTRVGPEEIVAGELLWAATKGFLGVMGVTIVAMFFGLIDTYRIIFVLPVLFLLSGLFSCIGMILTSWARNYDSFIYSTSGLIVPMSLLSGTYFPLEQLPTALRYIAYLFPLTHAVAAVRTILHQGFNVWVLVHILILLLATWICMNISFVRIRKKLLK